ATCACGGACTACTTCTTCCAGGAGCCTGGATGGGAGGAGTTCCTGGAGCTGGCCTGCCTGGTGGCGGCGGAGAAGGGGAACACCTACTTCGTCTTCGATCGGGGAGGGGTGGCGAAGCTTTCGGAGTGCTGCCGTCTCTCCTTCGAGCTGACCCCGGAGGACCTGGAAGAGGCCAAGCATCCCTGGAAGATGCGCTACTGCGCCCTCCAGAACGTGACCCTCAACCTGCCCCGCATCGCCTATCGCTGCGGCGGGGACCAGGAACTGCTCTTCGACCTGCTGGACCAGGACATGGAGCTGGCCGCCAAGGCGCACCTGCAGAAGCGGCGCTTCATCGAGGAGATCCTCTCTCTGGGCAAAAAAGGTCCCCTGGCGGCGTTGTGCGTGGATCACGACGGAGAGGGGTACCTGCGCCTTCGCAAGGCCAGCCACCTCATCGGCATCCTGGGGCTCAACGAGATGGTCCAGGTGGCCACGGGCAAGGAACTTCACGAGAGCGAGGAGGCCATGAAGCTGGGGCTGGCGGTGGTGCAGTACATGGATCTCAAGTGCCAGCAGCTGGCGGAGCGCCACGGCCTCAAGATGGTGCTGGAGCAGACCCCCGCGGAGAGCACCGCCTACCGGTTCGCCAAGCTGGACGTGAAGGCCTTCCCCGACCAGGCTCCCCGGGTGGTGAAGGGGGAACCCAAGAACGGGGAGATCTACTACACCAACAGCACCCACTTCAACTACCGGGAGGGCCTGGACCCGGTGCAGCGGGTGGTGGAGGAGGGCAAGTACCACCCCATGATCAAGGCGGGAGCCCTCACCCACGTGTGGATGGGGGAGCATCGCCCCAACCCCCTTTCCCTGGCCTCCTTCGTCCAGAAGGTTTTCCGGCACTCCGAGAACGCCCAGGTGGCCTTCAGCCCGGAGTTCACGGTGTGCAACGTCTGCGGTCGCGTGACCCGGGGGTTGCAGGATTCCTGCGGGGCCTGCGGCTCTCCCGACGTGGACGGCATCACCCGGATCACGGGCTACTTCACCCGGACCTCCTCCTGGAACGGGGGCAAGAGGGGGGAACTGCGGGATCGGGCCCGGGTGAAGGTCTCCTGAGGGACGCTTCGTGGGCACGGTGACTTCTTTCGAGGTGGGCGGGTACCTGCCCACCTCTTTTTTGGACTGGGATGGTCGCGTGGCGGCGGCGGTGTTCACCCGGGGATGCAACCTGCGGTGCCCCTTCTGCCACAACCCCGAGCTGGTTCTGGGGCGCTCCGAGTCCCTGGACCCGGAGGAGATCCTGGGCGACCTCCGGCGTCGGCGGGACTTTCTGGACGGAGTGGCGGTGAGCGGAGGCGAACCCTGTCTCCAGTCTGGCCTGGCTTCCTTCCTCCGCCGGGTCGTCGACCTGGGCCTGGGGGTGAAGCTGGACACCAACGGAACCCTGCCCCAGGTCCTGGAACCTTTGCTGGAGGAGGGGCTGGTGGACCAGGTGGCCCTGGACGTCAAGGCCCCCTGGGGGCTTTACGACCGTCTCAGCGGGGTGGAGGGGGCGGCGGAAAAGGTGAAGGCCTCCCTGGCCCTGCTGCACCGCAGCGGCGTGGACTACGAGCTGCGGACCACCTGGGTTCCGGCGCTTCTTTCCGAGGCGGACCTGCTGGAGCTTCGAGACCAACTGGAGGGAGAACCCCGCTGGGTGGTTCAGGCCTTTCGCCCCGGGCGTTGCCTCGATCCCGCCCTGGACGAGACTGCCCCGGCCTCCCTGGATCGAATGGTGGTCCTTCTTCCGGGAGTGACCCTTCGGGGTTGAGGGACACAAAGAAACCGACGGCGGCCCGCAAGGGCCGCCGTGCTCTTTGCGGACCAAGGGATTTTGCGCAAAAGGGGGGTTTTTTCTTAAGACAGTCTTTCCCTTGTCCCTTCCTTGGGTATAATAACCCGTAAGCCGCAAGGCCCGATCGATTTCGGAGGAGGGGTGTGTGGATGCGTTTCTTCAGGAGTTTCGGATTGGCGTGCGTCATGGTGATGGTCGTCGCGGGGATGGCCCTGGCGGCGGACACGGTGCGGATCGGCGTCTTCCTTCCGCTGACGGGGCAGAACGCCTTCGGCGGCCAGCTGGAGCTGGACGGCGTGAAGATGGCCCACCAGGAGATGTCCAAAATCCTGGGCAAGAAGGTGGACCTCATCGTGGTGGACAACAAGTCCGACAAGGTGGAGGCGGCCAACGCGGTGAAGCGCCTCATCGAAAAGGAGAAGGTCGTGGCCATCATCGGCACCTACGGCTCCTCCCTCGCCATGGCGGGCGGGGAGATTTCCGAGAAGGCCAAGATCCCCGCGGTGGGAACCTCCTGCACCAACCCCCTGGTGACCCAGGGCAAGAAGTACTACTTCCGCGCCTGCTTCATCGATCCCTTCCAGGGAGCCGGTGCCGCCACCTTCGCCCTGAAGGACCTGAAGGCCAAGAACGGCGCCCTCCTCATCGACGTGTCCCAGGACTACAGCGTGGGTCTCGCCACCTTCTTCGAGAAGGCCTTCGTCAAGGGCGGCGGCAAGATCGTGGCCAAGCTGAGCTACAACTCCGGGGATCAGGACTTCACCGCCCAGCTCACGGAGATCATCAGCAAGAAGCCCGACGTTCTCTTCATCCCCTCCTACTTCGCCGAAGGGGCCATCATCATGA
The sequence above is drawn from the Aminomonas paucivorans DSM 12260 genome and encodes:
- a CDS encoding anaerobic ribonucleoside-triphosphate reductase activating protein, producing the protein MTSFEVGGYLPTSFLDWDGRVAAAVFTRGCNLRCPFCHNPELVLGRSESLDPEEILGDLRRRRDFLDGVAVSGGEPCLQSGLASFLRRVVDLGLGVKLDTNGTLPQVLEPLLEEGLVDQVALDVKAPWGLYDRLSGVEGAAEKVKASLALLHRSGVDYELRTTWVPALLSEADLLELRDQLEGEPRWVVQAFRPGRCLDPALDETAPASLDRMVVLLPGVTLRG
- the nrdD gene encoding anaerobic ribonucleoside-triphosphate reductase; this encodes MDTNNPDLLLEDRPRSGRQQHLFGPQGESTDLALMVDALAQEERSPWDAERIRNALVLEAGVDPATAGEIAAEVEDDLIRYGREHVTTRLIRELVNVKLFQRGLDAKLADHSQIGLPLHDLESMLLQPNHENSNTTHNPESINLSIAERVLKEYALTKVFSPDVAAAHLRGDLHLHDLGMVNRPYCSGQSMAYVARYGLNMPSITSVSAPAQHADVLLAHILKMTSVLQNNFAGAIGWDAVNTFFAPFLEGASDAQCRQLAQQLIFEFNQLAGGRGGQVAFTDINLYYEVPNHFRDVPAIGPGGKFTGKTYGDYAEESKRFLRALFKVYLEGDSRGHPFFFPKPLLHITDYFFQEPGWEEFLELACLVAAEKGNTYFVFDRGGVAKLSECCRLSFELTPEDLEEAKHPWKMRYCALQNVTLNLPRIAYRCGGDQELLFDLLDQDMELAAKAHLQKRRFIEEILSLGKKGPLAALCVDHDGEGYLRLRKASHLIGILGLNEMVQVATGKELHESEEAMKLGLAVVQYMDLKCQQLAERHGLKMVLEQTPAESTAYRFAKLDVKAFPDQAPRVVKGEPKNGEIYYTNSTHFNYREGLDPVQRVVEEGKYHPMIKAGALTHVWMGEHRPNPLSLASFVQKVFRHSENAQVAFSPEFTVCNVCGRVTRGLQDSCGACGSPDVDGITRITGYFTRTSSWNGGKRGELRDRARVKVS
- a CDS encoding ABC transporter substrate-binding protein translates to MRFFRSFGLACVMVMVVAGMALAADTVRIGVFLPLTGQNAFGGQLELDGVKMAHQEMSKILGKKVDLIVVDNKSDKVEAANAVKRLIEKEKVVAIIGTYGSSLAMAGGEISEKAKIPAVGTSCTNPLVTQGKKYYFRACFIDPFQGAGAATFALKDLKAKNGALLIDVSQDYSVGLATFFEKAFVKGGGKIVAKLSYNSGDQDFTAQLTEIISKKPDVLFIPSYFAEGAIIMKQAKELGGKFKIMGGDAMDNPDIVKIGGAAVEGFSYTTFPYDPTMKDMNPVAKKFTANWKKVFPKKDPNVNSALGYDSYMLIMDAIKRAGKAEPEAITKALASTKGFLGVTGATTINATHDAEKPVGIMQIQNGKRVFLTTVEPKL